One Aegilops tauschii subsp. strangulata cultivar AL8/78 chromosome 2, Aet v6.0, whole genome shotgun sequence genomic window, GCTGCTCCACGACGGGCGCTACAAGATCCGCTACCACGCCTTCTTCTACGCCAACGCCACCTCCTTCGTCGCCTCCCTCGCCATCATCATGCTGCTCATGAGCAGGACGCTGAGGGACCGCCTCGCCCGGTCTTACGCGCTGCTCGTGTGCGTCCTGGTGGAGCTGCTCGGCCTCATGGCCGCCTACGCCGCCGGCAGCTGCAGATGGCCCACCACGACCGTGTACGTCTTCTCCCTCGTCGGCGCCGTGCTCCTGTACATTGTGCTGCAGATGGCCATCGCCGTGTTCGCCATGGACATGTTCAAGAAATGGCGAGAAGCCATCTGTAATATAGTGACGACGTGCGCAGGCAAATCGGGGCCAAAGCAAGAGTAAGCGTAATTAATATTATTATTGTTTTGCTAACCAACTCTCTATGTCTACGGTATACACTATCTTATTCATAATTTCCTACGTACTACTGTATAGGATAGTGAAGCAAAAACGAGACAAGAAAATCGACTTGGACAATGGTCCAGAAGACAAGGTGGAGGCGTCGCGGTCCCTTGTTCTGCTGCTGGCAACCCTGGCGGCGACGGTGACCTACCAGGCTGGGCTGAGCCCGCCCGGCGGCGTCTGGCCGGAAGACGACGACCAAGGCCGCACGCATCACATCCCGGGGAACCCAGTTCTCCACGACATGCACTCCAAGAGGTACAAGGCCTTCTACCACTGCAACACGGCGGCGTTCGTGGCGTCGGTGGTCGTCATCATCATCGTCCAGAGCAGGCAGCTGAGCGCCGTCGGACGTGCCGCACTCAAGACGGCCATGATACTGGATCTGTTCAGCCTCATGGGCGCCTACGTCGCCGGGAGCTGCCGGGAGAAAGTCACCACCATCTacgtcgccgccctcgccgtcgccgtcttTGTCTACTCCATCGCCAAGGTCGTGGCGTTCACAGCTCAGGGGCGCCAGACCATGCCGATTGAATGTGTGAAGCGCTTGTCGGGGAGGCTTTCACGGTTGCTCAAACTCTCCTCCGACGAGCCGCCCCGGCCAGGAGGAGCAGAACCAGCGACACAAGGTCTCCCTGCCGTTGGCGCTGGCCACCGTCCGGACGAGCCGTCCTCGCAAGGAGGAGAAGACACACCTCAAGGAGCGGCGCAAGTTCATGCTCCTGCTGGCCTCCTTACCGACGACCAGAAGCAGTCCAAAGTCCTATCTAGTACGAGCAGCATTCAAGGTCCGACCAAATACCTCTCCTCATTCGCTTTACCGTTTATGTATTTTGGACTCATATGCATCACATGCT contains:
- the LOC109766839 gene encoding uncharacterized protein, producing MREKGEGESELAMEPTEDIEFLWKWRKYLLLLATLVASVTYGAGLNPPGGVWSQDQEGGTSNARGAAVQPRAPPLLPPAPAPAVYPNRVGDPVLVSTYMRRYTAFFYCNAAAFVASLVTIMFLLDRRISGNRVGLTVLRSAMLLDLLALMAAFAAGSCRDVVASIYISALFAVVFVYVALHVGVASASSGSSLLLLLGRKAPDSCPWDAEENKYIRERRKFLFLLATFATSLTYAAGLAPPGGFWTKTVAGHRAGAPLLHDGRYKIRYHAFFYANATSFVASLAIIMLLMSRTLRDRLARSYALLVCVLVELLGLMAAYAAGSCRWPTTTVYVFSLVGAVLLYIVLQMAIAVFAMDMFKKWREAICNIVTTCAGKSGPKQEIVKQKRDKKIDLDNGPEDKVEASRSLVLLLATLAATVTYQAGLSPPGGVWPEDDDQGRTHHIPGNPVLHDMHSKRYKAFYHCNTAAFVASVVVIIIVQSRQLSAVGRAALKTAMILDLFSLMGAYVAGSCREKVTTIYVAALAVAVFVYSIAKVVAFTAQGRQTMPIECVKRLSGRLSRLLKLSSDEPPRPGGAEPATQGLPAVGAGHRPDEPSSQGGEDTPQGAAQVHAPAGLLTDDQKQSKVLSSTSSIQGPTKYLSSFALPFMYFGLICITCSPYVSKYKLYLLIFQ